Proteins encoded by one window of Blautia argi:
- the accB gene encoding acetyl-CoA carboxylase biotin carboxyl carrier protein yields the protein MEFEKITELIQAVSKSDLTNFYMEEGNLKISMKAGKKARVKGLQTAPVVVQGAENLTEQEEVLSQKSAPQGKTIKSPLVGTFYNAPSPGAKVFVQEGDTVKKGQVLGIIEAMKLMNEIEAEEDGVIEKILVSNETMVEYGQPLFVLGQE from the coding sequence ATGGAGTTTGAAAAAATAACAGAACTGATTCAGGCAGTGAGCAAATCAGATTTGACAAATTTTTATATGGAAGAGGGCAATCTGAAAATTTCTATGAAGGCAGGGAAAAAGGCAAGGGTGAAGGGTTTACAGACAGCTCCCGTTGTTGTACAGGGGGCAGAGAATTTGACTGAGCAGGAAGAGGTACTAAGCCAAAAGAGCGCGCCTCAGGGAAAAACCATAAAATCTCCTCTTGTAGGTACCTTTTATAATGCTCCATCTCCGGGTGCAAAGGTTTTTGTACAGGAGGGTGACACCGTGAAAAAGGGACAGGTACTGGGTATTATTGAGGCCATGAAGCTGATGAATGAAATTGAGGCAGAAGAAGATGGTGTGATTGAAAAGATTCTGGTTTCCAATGAAACCATGGTAGAGTATGGACAGCCGTTATTTGTGCTGGGACAGGAGTAA
- the fabZ gene encoding 3-hydroxyacyl-ACP dehydratase FabZ, translating into MKLTTKELMEIIPHRQPFLLVDTIEELEPGVRAVGHKCVTYNEPFFAGHFPGEPVMPGVLQIEALAQTGAAAILSLPENKGKTAYFGGIRQAKFRQKVVPGDVLTLEVELIKVKGPVGIGRAVAKNQKQQVTAAAELTFMIG; encoded by the coding sequence ATGAAACTGACAACAAAGGAACTTATGGAAATTATTCCCCATAGACAACCTTTCCTTCTGGTGGACACTATTGAAGAACTGGAGCCGGGAGTAAGAGCTGTGGGACACAAATGCGTAACTTATAACGAACCTTTTTTCGCCGGACATTTTCCAGGTGAGCCGGTGATGCCGGGGGTTCTCCAGATAGAAGCGTTGGCACAGACCGGCGCGGCAGCTATTTTAAGTCTGCCGGAAAACAAAGGAAAAACCGCCTATTTTGGAGGAATCCGTCAGGCAAAATTCCGGCAGAAGGTCGTCCCGGGCGATGTGTTGACCTTAGAGGTAGAACTTATCAAGGTCAAAGGTCCTGTGGGAATCGGAAGGGCTGTGGCAAAAAATCAGAAGCAGCAGGTTACAGCAGCCGCAGAGCTGACCTTTATGATTGGATAG
- a CDS encoding acetyl-CoA carboxylase carboxyltransferase subunit alpha, which yields MSGLRDLFKKTAAVQTEKQQEETGKAESLQSPSVPEGMWVKCPKCKELLLKEEVVRHSYTCPKCGGYFRMKAKTRIRLAADEGSFTPWFTEVEGNNPLEYPGYEEKLEELREKTHLDEALYIGEGKIEGTPVVLGACDTRFLMGSMGYAVGEKIALAFERAAKEKLPVILFCCSGGARMQEGIVSLMQMAKTSAAIQKHSRAGLLYISVLTDPTMGGVTASFAMLGDVILAEPQALIGFAGPRVIAQTIGQKLPEGFQRAEFLLEHGMLDGIVKREDLRQTLAALVKIHERRDGYCQFSRIHMPKKEEEKKNSKKQGTGKAVTAWERVERARSGKRLTALDYIETVFDGFLELHGDRLFGDDSAVAGGLALLDGQPVTVIGVQKGRTTKENISRNFGMPSPEGYRKALRLMKQAEKFKRPVITFIDTPGAFCGMEAEERGQGEAIARNLLEMSDLKTPILSIVTGEGGSGGALALGMGNEVWLMENATYSILSPEGFASILWKDSKRAKEAAEVMKVTAKDLLELGVIEQIIPEEIPACPENKKELAEDMKKRMKKFLEDCSRLTPEELVQQRYERFRRM from the coding sequence ATGTCCGGATTAAGAGATTTATTTAAGAAAACTGCCGCTGTGCAGACGGAAAAACAACAGGAAGAAACAGGAAAAGCAGAGAGTTTGCAGAGTCCCTCTGTACCGGAGGGTATGTGGGTAAAATGCCCGAAATGCAAAGAATTGCTCTTAAAGGAGGAGGTAGTCCGGCATTCCTACACCTGTCCGAAATGCGGAGGATATTTCCGCATGAAGGCAAAGACCAGAATCAGGCTGGCAGCAGATGAGGGCAGCTTTACCCCCTGGTTTACAGAGGTGGAGGGTAACAACCCCCTGGAGTACCCCGGATATGAGGAAAAGCTGGAGGAATTAAGAGAAAAAACCCATTTAGATGAAGCCCTGTATATCGGAGAGGGAAAAATCGAGGGCACACCTGTGGTTCTTGGCGCCTGTGATACCCGTTTTCTTATGGGAAGTATGGGCTATGCAGTGGGCGAGAAAATTGCCCTTGCCTTTGAACGTGCCGCAAAAGAGAAACTCCCGGTGATTTTATTCTGCTGTTCCGGGGGAGCCCGTATGCAGGAGGGGATTGTATCCCTGATGCAGATGGCAAAAACCTCAGCAGCCATACAAAAGCACAGCAGGGCAGGGCTTCTGTATATATCTGTTTTGACTGACCCTACCATGGGTGGGGTTACGGCAAGCTTTGCCATGCTGGGAGATGTGATTTTGGCAGAACCCCAGGCACTCATTGGCTTTGCGGGTCCCAGAGTCATTGCACAGACCATTGGACAAAAGCTGCCGGAGGGCTTTCAAAGAGCAGAGTTTCTTCTGGAGCATGGTATGCTGGATGGAATTGTGAAAAGGGAAGACTTAAGACAGACTCTGGCAGCTCTTGTGAAGATTCATGAGAGGCGCGATGGATATTGTCAGTTTTCCAGGATTCACATGCCAAAAAAAGAAGAAGAAAAAAAGAACTCCAAAAAACAGGGAACAGGTAAAGCGGTAACAGCCTGGGAGAGAGTAGAGAGAGCCAGAAGCGGAAAGCGTCTGACTGCTTTAGATTATATAGAAACTGTGTTTGACGGCTTTTTGGAACTGCATGGGGATCGGCTTTTCGGCGATGACAGTGCAGTGGCAGGCGGGCTGGCTCTTTTAGACGGACAGCCGGTAACGGTTATCGGTGTGCAGAAGGGGAGAACCACGAAAGAAAACATTTCCAGAAACTTTGGTATGCCTTCTCCGGAAGGGTATCGGAAGGCGTTGCGTCTTATGAAGCAGGCAGAAAAGTTTAAAAGACCGGTGATTACCTTTATTGATACACCCGGCGCCTTCTGCGGTATGGAAGCAGAGGAGAGGGGACAGGGAGAGGCTATTGCCAGAAATCTGTTGGAAATGTCAGATTTAAAGACGCCCATTCTTTCTATTGTCACAGGAGAAGGAGGCAGTGGAGGCGCCCTTGCCCTTGGTATGGGAAATGAGGTCTGGCTTATGGAAAATGCCACCTATTCGATTTTGTCCCCGGAGGGTTTTGCCTCTATTTTATGGAAAGACAGCAAGCGGGCAAAGGAGGCGGCAGAGGTGATGAAGGTCACTGCCAAAGATTTGCTTGAGCTTGGCGTGATTGAGCAGATCATTCCGGAAGAGATTCCTGCCTGTCCGGAAAACAAAAAAGAACTGGCAGAGGATATGAAAAAAAGAATGAAGAAATTTCTCGAAGATTGCAGCAGGCTGACACCGGAGGAACTGGTGCAGCAGCGCTATGAGCGATTTCGCAGAATGTAA
- a CDS encoding NAD(P)H-dependent flavin oxidoreductase, with protein MGKTLKIGELEARIPVIQGGMGVGISLSSLAGAVAGEGGIGMISTAQIGFREPDFDTNPFAANYRAMEKEIKKARKIAGNGILGVNIMTVTRNYEQYVRTAVKAGIDLIVSGAGLPVDLPAYTQGSGVKIAPVVSSLKSFTVLCRLWERKYRRFPDFVVVEGPKAGGHLGFSEEELETYEKNSYDSVIKSIIEKAREYGEKAGIKIPVIAAGGIFDREDMRHAMELGADGVQVGTRFVTTEECDAAGAYKEAYIQAEKKDICIVKSPVGMPARAVKNRFLKDTEEKPVKLGHCYQCISTCKQRDIPYCITEALVNAAKGDMEHALVFCGENAWKCKKIEKVKDIMEEFAQAAYEKGEFS; from the coding sequence ATGGGAAAGACATTGAAAATCGGAGAACTGGAAGCCCGGATTCCTGTGATACAGGGCGGTATGGGAGTAGGAATCAGCCTTTCCTCCCTGGCAGGTGCTGTGGCAGGAGAAGGCGGCATTGGTATGATTTCTACGGCGCAGATTGGTTTTCGGGAGCCGGACTTTGATACAAATCCCTTTGCAGCCAATTACAGAGCCATGGAAAAGGAAATCAAAAAGGCACGAAAGATAGCGGGAAACGGAATTTTAGGTGTTAATATTATGACCGTCACCAGAAATTATGAGCAGTATGTAAGAACCGCGGTAAAGGCAGGAATTGACTTGATTGTATCCGGGGCAGGGCTTCCGGTAGACCTGCCTGCATATACGCAGGGGAGTGGGGTGAAAATTGCCCCTGTTGTGTCTTCTCTGAAATCCTTTACCGTGTTGTGCAGGCTGTGGGAGCGAAAATACAGGCGCTTCCCAGACTTTGTGGTAGTGGAAGGTCCAAAGGCAGGGGGACATCTGGGATTTTCAGAAGAAGAGCTGGAAACGTATGAAAAAAATTCTTATGACAGTGTTATAAAATCCATTATAGAAAAAGCCAGGGAGTATGGAGAAAAAGCGGGAATAAAAATACCGGTAATTGCTGCCGGAGGAATTTTTGACAGAGAAGATATGCGGCATGCCATGGAGCTTGGGGCAGACGGGGTACAGGTGGGAACCCGTTTTGTAACTACAGAAGAGTGTGACGCGGCAGGGGCTTATAAAGAGGCCTATATTCAGGCAGAAAAAAAGGACATTTGCATTGTGAAAAGCCCGGTGGGTATGCCGGCAAGGGCGGTGAAAAACAGGTTTTTGAAGGATACAGAAGAAAAGCCTGTGAAACTTGGACATTGCTATCAATGTATTTCCACCTGTAAACAAAGAGATATTCCCTACTGTATTACAGAAGCTCTGGTAAACGCAGCGAAGGGGGATATGGAGCATGCTCTCGTGTTTTGCGGGGAGAATGCATGGAAATGTAAAAAAATAGAAAAAGTGAAAGATATTATGGAGGAGTTTGCACAGGCGGCATATGAAAAAGGGGAGTTTTCATAG
- a CDS encoding helix-turn-helix domain-containing protein, translating to MQKSFGRRINKIRKEQGITSEALAGICGVNPVFIRQIEGGTRTPSLPVFVRICNALEMSPEYFLQDELRLGERSCDKEEIIESISKFTPAELKMAKNIIQAMGISFSDKEA from the coding sequence GTGCAAAAGAGTTTTGGCAGAAGAATTAACAAAATCAGGAAGGAACAGGGAATTACCTCGGAGGCGCTGGCGGGAATCTGCGGTGTGAATCCTGTTTTTATCCGTCAGATTGAAGGCGGTACCAGAACGCCCAGCCTCCCGGTGTTTGTCCGTATTTGCAATGCGCTGGAAATGTCACCGGAATATTTTTTGCAGGACGAGCTAAGGCTTGGGGAGCGCTCCTGCGATAAGGAGGAAATTATAGAAAGTATTTCAAAATTCACGCCTGCGGAGCTGAAAATGGCAAAAAACATTATTCAGGCAATGGGAATTTCTTTTTCAGATAAAGAGGCATAA
- a CDS encoding VOC family protein, with protein MSKLEELGFELRHVGINCANEEEACTVADRFDTIFGFTKKIGNSSVFAGTAVEAMKKPYLGKNGHIAIGTTDVKEAVAYLESQGVEFDMETAKYKNEKMIAVYMKEEIGGFAVHLVQK; from the coding sequence ATGAGTAAATTAGAAGAATTGGGATTTGAACTGCGCCATGTGGGCATTAACTGTGCAAACGAAGAAGAAGCCTGTACAGTAGCAGACCGTTTTGACACGATTTTCGGCTTTACAAAAAAGATAGGAAACAGTTCTGTATTTGCAGGTACAGCCGTGGAAGCCATGAAAAAACCATATCTTGGAAAAAACGGACACATTGCCATTGGAACTACAGATGTAAAAGAGGCAGTTGCCTATCTGGAAAGTCAGGGTGTGGAGTTTGACATGGAAACTGCCAAATACAAAAATGAGAAAATGATTGCTGTTTATATGAAAGAAGAAATCGGCGGTTTTGCCGTGCATCTGGTACAGAAATAA
- the gltX gene encoding glutamate--tRNA ligase, translating into MSTVRTRFAPSPTGRMHVGNLRTALYAYLIAKHEGGSFMLRIEDTDQERFVEGALDIIYRTLAKTGLVHDEGPDKDGGYGPYVQSERNAQGIYLKYAKQLIDQGDAYYCFCTKERLESLKSQVGEKEIAMYDKHCLHLSKEEVEAKLAAGEPYVIRFNMPTEGTTTFSDEIYGDITVPNNELDDLILIKSDGYPTYNFANVIDDHLMGITHVVRGNEYLSSSPKYNRIYEAFGWEIPTYVHCPLITNEEHKKLSKRSGHSSYEDLLEQGFLTEAIVNYVALLGWCPEDNREIFSLEELVKVFDYHHMSKSPAVFDIQKLKWLNGEYMKAMDDEKFYEMALPYLKQVITKDLDLKKIASMVKTRIEVFPDIPDLIDFFEAVPEYDISMYTHKKMKTNPEISLEVLTKILPVLENQEDYTNDALYELLCGFAKENGYKNGQILWPIRTALSGKQMTPAGATEILEVLGKEESLKRIHAAIEKLS; encoded by the coding sequence ATGAGCACAGTAAGAACAAGATTTGCACCAAGTCCTACAGGAAGAATGCATGTGGGAAACTTAAGAACCGCTCTTTATGCCTACCTGATTGCAAAGCATGAAGGTGGAAGCTTTATGCTGCGTATTGAGGATACAGACCAGGAGCGTTTTGTGGAAGGCGCTTTGGATATTATTTACCGCACACTTGCAAAAACAGGTCTGGTTCACGATGAAGGCCCGGATAAGGACGGAGGCTATGGTCCTTATGTGCAGAGTGAAAGAAATGCACAGGGAATTTATTTGAAATATGCAAAACAGTTGATTGACCAGGGAGATGCTTATTACTGTTTCTGTACCAAGGAGCGTCTGGAATCTCTGAAATCCCAGGTGGGAGAAAAAGAAATTGCCATGTATGACAAGCACTGTCTGCATCTGAGCAAGGAAGAGGTAGAGGCAAAGCTGGCAGCAGGAGAGCCTTATGTTATCCGTTTTAATATGCCCACAGAAGGAACGACTACTTTCAGTGATGAAATTTACGGAGACATTACAGTTCCCAACAACGAGCTGGACGATTTGATTCTAATTAAATCCGATGGATATCCAACGTACAACTTTGCAAACGTCATTGATGACCATTTAATGGGCATTACTCATGTGGTGAGGGGCAATGAGTATCTGTCCTCTTCTCCGAAATACAACCGCATTTACGAGGCATTTGGCTGGGAAATTCCTACCTATGTGCACTGCCCGCTGATTACCAACGAGGAACATAAAAAGCTCAGCAAGCGTTCCGGCCATTCTTCTTACGAGGATTTGCTGGAGCAGGGATTTTTGACAGAGGCCATTGTAAACTATGTGGCGCTTTTAGGCTGGTGTCCGGAGGATAACCGAGAAATATTCTCTTTAGAGGAATTGGTGAAGGTGTTTGACTATCATCATATGAGCAAATCTCCGGCGGTATTTGATATCCAGAAGCTGAAATGGTTAAACGGGGAATATATGAAAGCCATGGACGATGAGAAATTCTATGAAATGGCTCTGCCGTATTTAAAACAGGTGATAACAAAAGACCTGGATTTAAAGAAAATTGCCTCCATGGTAAAAACCAGAATCGAAGTATTCCCGGATATCCCGGATTTAATTGATTTCTTTGAAGCAGTACCGGAATACGATATTTCCATGTACACCCACAAAAAGATGAAGACAAACCCGGAAATTTCTTTGGAAGTGCTTACAAAGATACTGCCTGTTCTGGAGAATCAGGAAGATTATACCAATGATGCACTGTATGAACTGCTTTGTGGCTTTGCTAAGGAAAACGGATACAAAAACGGACAGATTCTGTGGCCAATCCGCACCGCTCTTTCCGGTAAACAGATGACACCGGCAGGAGCCACAGAGATTCTGGAGGTGCTGGGAAAAGAGGAAAGTCTGAAGCGTATCCATGCTGCCATTGAAAAGTTAAGCTGA
- a CDS encoding ATP-dependent helicase gives MERNTAQEKAIHHSKGPMMLLAGPGSGKTTTMIRRIRVLLAEQKVNPANILVVTFTKAAAREMKERFERLCEKEEEQQNYRQVTFGTFHGIFYGILRHAYGLTRKNILSEEQKYDMLREIVYAQKMELEDEKELLEGLAGEISEVKNSRIPLGHYYSRNCPDEVFRQIYTQYVSGCKRSRLLDFDDMLLYCYDLLDKRPDILAGWQKKFRYILVDEFQDINKLQYDIVKMLAAPDNNLFIVGDDDQSIYAFRGAKPEIMMHFPKDFPKVQTELLACNYRSTKEIVQAAEKVIAHNKRRFKKKIHTENEDGRTPLIRGFATGKEEELYVKDCILKAKEEGCPLEEIAVLYRTNSGAGSLLDTLLEYQIPFQMRDTLPNLYEHWIAGNFISYMKLAMGDRSRQEFLKVMNRPNRYISRNALEDSQVSFEALRWFYEGKEWLCDRIDKFEEDLKKMKVMTPYAAINYIRHGIGYEEYLKGYAAYRKLNMEDLYEVMEELAESARGYKTYEDWFRHITEYTQKLKEQAKTRVSGKSGVVISTLHSIKGLEFDRVFLMDVNEGTIPYHKAVTESAIEEERRLFYVGITRARKELSMLYAKERHEKKLEPSRFLTETGISEERGNRYEAG, from the coding sequence ATGGAGAGAAACACAGCACAGGAAAAGGCCATTCATCATAGTAAGGGCCCTATGATGCTTCTGGCAGGGCCGGGTTCCGGAAAGACCACAACCATGATAAGAAGAATCCGCGTCCTTTTGGCAGAGCAGAAGGTAAATCCTGCAAATATTCTGGTGGTCACCTTTACCAAGGCGGCTGCCAGAGAAATGAAGGAGCGGTTTGAACGGCTTTGTGAAAAGGAAGAGGAACAGCAGAATTACAGGCAGGTGACTTTTGGCACTTTTCACGGCATCTTTTACGGAATTTTAAGACATGCTTACGGGCTGACCAGAAAAAACATTCTCAGCGAAGAACAGAAATACGACATGCTGAGAGAAATTGTCTATGCCCAGAAAATGGAACTGGAGGACGAAAAGGAATTGCTTGAAGGGCTGGCAGGGGAAATCAGCGAGGTGAAAAACAGTCGGATTCCTCTGGGGCATTATTATTCCAGAAACTGTCCGGATGAGGTGTTCCGCCAGATTTATACCCAGTATGTATCCGGGTGTAAAAGGTCAAGACTTCTGGATTTTGACGATATGCTTCTGTATTGCTATGATTTGCTGGACAAAAGACCGGATATTCTTGCAGGATGGCAGAAGAAATTCCGCTATATTCTGGTGGACGAGTTTCAGGATATCAATAAACTGCAGTATGATATTGTGAAAATGCTGGCAGCCCCGGACAATAATCTGTTTATTGTGGGAGATGACGACCAGTCCATTTATGCATTCCGTGGGGCAAAACCGGAGATTATGATGCACTTTCCAAAGGATTTTCCCAAGGTGCAAACAGAACTTCTGGCATGCAATTACCGTTCTACAAAGGAGATTGTGCAGGCAGCGGAAAAAGTGATTGCCCATAATAAACGGAGATTTAAAAAGAAAATCCATACAGAAAATGAGGACGGACGGACGCCTCTTATCAGGGGATTTGCTACAGGAAAGGAAGAGGAACTCTATGTAAAGGACTGCATTTTAAAGGCAAAAGAGGAAGGCTGTCCTTTAGAGGAGATTGCAGTGCTTTATCGTACCAATTCCGGAGCAGGCTCTCTGTTGGATACCCTTTTGGAATATCAGATACCATTTCAGATGCGGGATACGCTTCCTAATCTTTATGAGCATTGGATTGCAGGAAATTTTATTTCTTATATGAAGCTTGCCATGGGGGACAGAAGCCGTCAGGAGTTTTTGAAGGTAATGAACCGCCCTAATCGGTATATTTCCCGTAATGCCCTGGAAGACTCCCAGGTGTCTTTTGAAGCCCTGCGGTGGTTTTATGAGGGCAAGGAATGGCTGTGCGACAGGATTGACAAGTTTGAAGAGGATTTGAAAAAAATGAAGGTCATGACTCCATACGCGGCTATCAACTATATTCGGCACGGCATCGGATATGAGGAATATTTAAAGGGCTATGCAGCATACAGAAAGTTGAATATGGAGGATTTGTACGAGGTTATGGAGGAACTGGCAGAAAGCGCCAGGGGTTATAAAACCTATGAGGATTGGTTTCGCCATATTACAGAGTATACTCAAAAGCTGAAAGAGCAGGCAAAGACCCGGGTTTCAGGAAAAAGCGGCGTGGTAATATCCACTCTGCACAGCATTAAGGGACTGGAATTTGACCGGGTGTTTTTAATGGACGTGAATGAGGGCACCATACCTTATCACAAGGCAGTAACAGAAAGTGCGATTGAGGAAGAGCGGCGGCTGTTTTATGTGGGTATAACTCGCGCCAGGAAGGAACTGAGCATGCTCTACGCAAAGGAGCGCCATGAGAAAAAGCTGGAGCCTTCCAGATTTCTTACAGAAACTGGAATTTCGGAGGAAAGAGGAAACCGCTATGAAGCAGGATAG
- a CDS encoding 4'-phosphopantetheinyl transferase family protein has product MKQDRAVIHIYTGRVQELTEDCVKENKRQSICGLRLLAYALLDTGHKEVFCEKNPEEEVAEYLTGRIKRRAQGKPYFPAYSSVFFNISHTGEYAACAVAEAECGLDIQRVQPIKRERLLQRTLSEAEYRLVLKSEDRDRTFCCLWTQKESFLKLTGEGLTRDLRTLEKPVWYEPFTPFEQVEGCISADSLSSCVYKKVTGEVYREKLLAELGSL; this is encoded by the coding sequence ATGAAGCAGGATAGAGCTGTGATACATATTTACACAGGAAGAGTACAGGAGCTAACAGAGGACTGTGTAAAGGAAAATAAACGGCAGAGTATCTGCGGCCTCCGGCTTCTGGCATACGCCTTGCTGGACACAGGGCATAAAGAAGTTTTCTGTGAGAAAAACCCGGAGGAAGAGGTAGCAGAATATCTTACAGGCAGAATAAAGAGAAGAGCGCAGGGAAAGCCCTATTTTCCTGCATACTCCTCTGTTTTTTTTAATATCAGCCATACTGGGGAATATGCAGCCTGTGCAGTAGCAGAAGCAGAGTGCGGGCTTGACATACAAAGAGTGCAGCCCATAAAACGGGAGCGCCTGTTACAAAGAACACTTTCAGAAGCAGAGTACAGATTGGTTTTGAAGTCCGAAGACCGGGATAGAACGTTTTGCTGTCTGTGGACACAGAAGGAAAGTTTTTTAAAGCTTACGGGAGAAGGGCTTACCAGGGATTTAAGGACTCTTGAAAAGCCTGTCTGGTACGAACCATTCACTCCCTTTGAGCAGGTAGAGGGGTGCATCAGTGCAGACAGCCTCAGCAGTTGTGTGTACAAAAAGGTGACAGGAGAAGTATACAGAGAGAAACTTCTGGCAGAACTGGGATCCCTGTAA
- the spoIIIAA gene encoding stage III sporulation protein AA: MNQTEITRLFPVRIRRALAKACPDMKQLYEIRLRVNAPVILIYQGKEFFLTEDGRLSPRETEACFAGAGDLKETMEYISSYSMYAFEEEIRQGFLTIQGGHRVGIAGKTILEGNKIKSVKYISYINLRLSHQIKGCAAPILPYIIKNKRICHTLIISPPRCGKTTLLRDLIRQVSNGSSYLDGVCVGVVDERSEIGGSYQGIPQNDLGIRTDVLDCCPKAEGMMMLIRSMSPEVVAVDELGDYEDIHAIESVIHCGCRLFATVHGSSIEDIKRKPLLQRLMQEKIFERYIILHYEKRAGEVKAIFDERGTSLYDYKRRQGILC, from the coding sequence ATGAATCAGACAGAGATTACACGGCTTTTTCCTGTGCGTATCCGGCGGGCGCTCGCAAAGGCCTGCCCGGATATGAAGCAGCTTTATGAAATCCGGCTTCGTGTCAATGCACCCGTCATCTTGATTTATCAGGGAAAAGAATTTTTCCTGACAGAGGACGGCAGACTTTCCCCCAGGGAAACAGAAGCCTGTTTTGCCGGCGCAGGGGATTTAAAAGAAACTATGGAATATATCAGCAGTTATTCCATGTATGCCTTTGAGGAAGAAATCCGCCAGGGATTTCTGACTATTCAGGGAGGACACAGAGTGGGAATTGCAGGGAAAACCATTCTGGAAGGAAACAAAATTAAAAGTGTAAAATACATATCTTATATTAATCTCAGATTATCACATCAGATAAAAGGGTGTGCAGCACCCATACTTCCCTATATTATAAAAAACAAAAGAATCTGCCATACATTGATTATTTCACCGCCCAGGTGTGGAAAAACTACGCTTTTGCGAGATTTAATCCGCCAGGTCAGCAATGGAAGCAGCTATCTGGACGGGGTTTGCGTAGGCGTGGTAGATGAGCGCTCAGAAATCGGTGGCTCTTATCAGGGGATTCCCCAGAATGATTTGGGAATCCGTACCGATGTTTTGGACTGCTGTCCAAAAGCTGAGGGTATGATGATGCTTATCCGCTCCATGTCCCCGGAGGTGGTGGCTGTAGACGAGCTGGGGGATTATGAGGATATCCATGCCATTGAATCCGTGATTCACTGTGGATGCAGGCTCTTTGCCACAGTTCATGGCAGTTCCATTGAGGATATTAAGAGAAAGCCTCTTCTTCAGCGTCTGATGCAGGAGAAAATTTTTGAGCGGTATATTATCCTTCATTATGAAAAAAGGGCAGGAGAGGTGAAAGCAATCTTTGACGAAAGGGGAACCAGCTTGTATGACTATAAGAGAAGGCAGGGTATTTTATGCTGA
- a CDS encoding stage III sporulation protein AB yields the protein MLKAAGAILVIFSCSAFGYSKSLVLSGRLRQLREIEKMVFLILGEITYKREALPEALYGVAVKLQDPFSCFLEEVSKAAGAYQGACFQEIFRERAETYLGHCALTKKDLEEFVQLGEYLGYLDITLQKNTVSLYLEQLKKEIEDLQRELPTKQKLYQSMGTLGGIFLAIMLL from the coding sequence ATGCTGAAAGCAGCAGGAGCAATACTGGTGATTTTTTCCTGTTCTGCTTTTGGATATAGCAAAAGTCTGGTCTTATCAGGACGGCTTCGGCAGCTTCGGGAAATAGAAAAAATGGTGTTTCTCATTCTGGGGGAAATTACATATAAAAGAGAGGCTCTTCCGGAGGCGCTGTACGGAGTTGCTGTGAAACTTCAGGATCCCTTTTCCTGTTTTTTAGAGGAGGTGTCTAAGGCAGCAGGGGCTTATCAGGGTGCCTGTTTTCAGGAGATTTTCAGAGAAAGAGCAGAAACCTATCTGGGTCATTGTGCACTTACGAAAAAAGACCTGGAGGAATTTGTACAGTTAGGGGAATATCTGGGATATCTGGATATTACCCTGCAGAAAAATACAGTTTCTTTGTATTTGGAGCAACTGAAAAAAGAAATAGAAGACCTTCAAAGAGAGCTTCCCACAAAGCAAAAGCTATACCAGAGTATGGGAACGCTGGGAGGGATTTTTCTGGCTATTATGCTGCTTTAA
- the spoIIIAC gene encoding stage III sporulation protein AC — MEVSLLFKIGAVGILVSVLCQILKHSQREELAFLTSLTGLLLVLFWVLPYIYDLFHTIENLFAL; from the coding sequence ATGGAAGTAAGTTTATTGTTTAAAATCGGCGCAGTGGGGATTCTGGTATCTGTTCTGTGTCAGATACTGAAGCACAGCCAGAGAGAAGAACTGGCATTTCTTACCAGTCTTACCGGGCTTTTATTGGTGCTTTTTTGGGTGCTGCCTTATATTTATGACCTGTTTCACACCATAGAAAATCTGTTTGCGCTGTAA
- a CDS encoding SpoIIIAC/SpoIIIAD family protein yields MEILKIVMLGMTGMLLGLFLKGIRAEYSVYLSLAAGICIFSYMTGKLSYLFSSVLKFQEYFPIDAAYLTALLKMTGITYISEFASGICKDAGYSAIASQIEVFAKLYIMVLSMPVLLALIETIHGFLS; encoded by the coding sequence ATGGAGATTTTGAAAATAGTGATGCTGGGAATGACAGGCATGCTTTTAGGGCTTTTCTTAAAAGGGATAAGGGCGGAATATTCCGTATATTTAAGTCTGGCAGCAGGAATCTGTATTTTTTCTTATATGACAGGAAAACTTTCCTATCTTTTTTCCTCTGTGCTTAAATTTCAGGAGTATTTTCCCATTGATGCGGCTTACCTGACTGCGTTGCTGAAAATGACGGGAATTACTTATATCAGCGAATTTGCCTCAGGAATTTGTAAGGACGCAGGCTACAGCGCCATTGCCTCCCAGATTGAAGTGTTTGCAAAGTTGTATATTATGGTGCTGTCCATGCCTGTGCTTCTGGCTTTGATAGAAACCATTCATGGTTTTCTGTCATGA